One segment of uncultured Campylobacter sp. DNA contains the following:
- the uvrA gene encoding excinuclease ABC subunit UvrA, with protein sequence MNDLITITGAREHNLKNINLQIPKDKLVVFTGLSGSGKSTLAFDTLYAEGQRRYVESLSSYARQFLDRVGKPDVDKIDGLTPAIAIDQKTTSKNPRSTVGTITEIYDYLRLLYARVGVQHCHKCGKPISKMSSSDIIAEIMKLPRGAKVILGAPLVREKKGSFADMLQSLREQGYVRAQIDGVLVRLDEEIELSKTKKHSIKVIIDRTIIDEENSIRIASDVEKALKLSFGELEVEIANAAELGLAQSLIHYSEHMACFDCKISFKPLEPLAFSFNSPKGACESCDGLGIKFSLDLGKIINENASIEGGAIKVMSGFNKSYYYKFLLGFCEANGINVKIPYANLSEEQKKLILYGSVKEIDFYWKKHKLVRKFEGAIKYAYDLLKNESDLDDYMSEKICPDCGGLRLRPESLAVKVADKGIGDVINMSIADCVEFFSDEKRFSNLSEKDAQIAAPILKEINERLFFLKDVGLGYLTLGRDARTISGGEAQRIRIASQIGSGLSGVMYVLDEPSIGLHERDTQKLIKTLRSLQEKGNSVIVVEHDKKTIEAADFVVDIGPGAGNLGGEVVFAGDVAHLLKSNTQTALYLNNQKEINYQKHRKQELWLSIKNVNINNIHGLCAKFPLRNLVGITGVSGSGKSSLVLQTILPTALEELNRARKVHAVKGTKISGLESLDKVIYLDQTPIGRTPRSNPATYTGVMDEIRALFAATKEAQLRGYKIGRFSFNVKGGRCEKCAGEGEITIEMHFLPDISVVCDVCHGTRYNAQTLEILYKNKSIADVLAMSIDEALEFFKAVPKIYQKLKTLADVGLGYVSLGQPATTLSGGEAQRVKLAKELSRTDTGNTLYILDEPTTGLHFADVDRLVAVLHHLVDLGNSVFVIEHNLDVIKNCDYIIDMGPEGGEGGGQIVACGTPEKLAKDFKKTGSYTGEFLAQELAAMKSTRKNKRG encoded by the coding sequence ATGAACGATCTCATCACCATCACGGGCGCACGCGAGCACAATCTGAAAAATATAAATTTGCAAATTCCAAAGGACAAACTCGTCGTTTTTACAGGTCTCAGCGGCAGCGGCAAGAGCACGCTGGCGTTTGATACGCTATATGCCGAGGGGCAGCGCAGATACGTCGAGAGCCTAAGCAGCTACGCGAGGCAGTTTTTAGACCGTGTAGGCAAGCCTGACGTCGATAAGATAGACGGTCTGACGCCTGCGATCGCGATCGATCAAAAAACGACGTCAAAAAACCCGCGCTCGACGGTGGGCACGATTACCGAAATTTACGACTATCTGAGGCTGCTTTATGCGCGCGTCGGGGTGCAGCACTGCCACAAATGCGGTAAGCCGATCTCAAAGATGAGCTCCAGCGACATTATCGCCGAGATCATGAAGCTGCCGCGCGGCGCAAAGGTGATCTTGGGCGCGCCCTTGGTGCGCGAGAAAAAGGGCAGCTTTGCCGATATGCTACAGAGCCTACGCGAGCAGGGCTACGTGCGCGCTCAGATCGACGGCGTGCTAGTGCGACTGGACGAGGAGATCGAGCTAAGCAAGACAAAAAAACACTCGATCAAGGTCATCATCGACCGCACGATCATCGACGAGGAAAATTCCATCCGTATCGCAAGCGACGTCGAAAAGGCGCTCAAGCTCAGCTTCGGCGAACTTGAGGTTGAGATCGCAAACGCCGCCGAGCTGGGGCTCGCGCAGAGCCTGATCCACTACAGCGAGCATATGGCGTGCTTTGATTGTAAAATTTCATTCAAGCCGCTCGAGCCGCTCGCGTTTAGCTTCAACTCCCCAAAGGGCGCGTGCGAGAGCTGCGACGGGCTGGGGATAAAATTTAGCCTCGATCTAGGCAAGATCATCAACGAAAACGCCTCGATCGAGGGCGGTGCGATCAAGGTGATGTCGGGCTTCAACAAGAGCTATTATTATAAATTTCTGCTCGGATTTTGCGAAGCAAACGGCATAAACGTCAAAATCCCGTACGCAAACTTAAGCGAGGAGCAAAAAAAGCTGATCCTCTACGGCAGCGTCAAAGAGATCGATTTTTACTGGAAAAAACATAAGCTCGTGCGTAAATTTGAGGGCGCGATCAAATACGCCTACGATCTGCTCAAAAACGAAAGCGATCTGGACGATTATATGAGCGAAAAAATTTGCCCGGATTGCGGCGGACTGCGCCTGCGTCCCGAAAGCCTAGCCGTAAAGGTCGCAGACAAGGGCATCGGCGATGTGATAAATATGAGTATCGCAGACTGCGTGGAATTTTTCAGCGACGAGAAGCGGTTTTCAAATTTAAGCGAAAAAGACGCGCAGATCGCGGCGCCGATCCTAAAAGAGATCAACGAGAGGCTGTTTTTCTTAAAAGACGTGGGGCTTGGATACCTCACGCTTGGGCGCGATGCGCGCACCATTAGCGGCGGCGAGGCGCAGCGTATCCGTATCGCAAGCCAGATCGGTTCGGGTCTTAGCGGCGTGATGTATGTGCTCGACGAGCCTAGCATAGGACTTCACGAGCGCGATACGCAAAAGCTCATCAAGACGCTGCGAAGCTTACAGGAAAAGGGAAATTCCGTAATCGTCGTCGAGCACGATAAAAAGACGATCGAGGCGGCGGATTTCGTCGTGGATATCGGCCCCGGGGCGGGCAATCTAGGCGGCGAGGTCGTGTTCGCAGGAGACGTCGCGCATCTGCTTAAAAGTAATACGCAAACCGCGCTGTATCTGAACAACCAAAAGGAGATAAATTACCAAAAGCACCGCAAGCAGGAGCTTTGGCTAAGTATCAAAAACGTAAATATCAATAACATCCACGGCCTTTGCGCAAAATTTCCGCTGCGAAATTTAGTCGGCATCACGGGCGTTAGCGGCAGCGGCAAGAGCTCTTTGGTGCTGCAAACCATACTGCCGACGGCGCTTGAGGAGCTAAATCGCGCTAGGAAAGTGCACGCGGTAAAGGGCACTAAAATTTCCGGGCTTGAAAGCCTAGATAAAGTGATCTATCTGGATCAAACCCCGATCGGACGCACCCCGCGCAGCAATCCCGCGACCTACACGGGGGTGATGGACGAGATCCGCGCGCTTTTTGCCGCGACGAAGGAAGCGCAGCTGCGCGGATACAAGATCGGTCGCTTCAGCTTCAACGTCAAGGGCGGGCGCTGCGAAAAATGCGCGGGCGAGGGCGAGATCACGATCGAGATGCACTTCCTACCCGATATCAGCGTTGTATGCGACGTTTGTCACGGCACGAGATACAATGCGCAGACGCTTGAAATTTTATACAAAAACAAAAGCATAGCCGACGTTTTAGCGATGAGTATCGACGAGGCGCTCGAGTTTTTCAAAGCCGTGCCTAAAATTTATCAAAAGCTAAAGACGCTCGCGGACGTCGGGCTTGGATACGTTTCGCTAGGCCAGCCCGCCACGACGCTTAGCGGCGGCGAGGCACAGCGCGTCAAGCTCGCCAAGGAGCTAAGCCGCACCGACACGGGCAATACGCTATATATCCTGGACGAGCCCACGACGGGGCTGCATTTTGCAGACGTAGATCGCCTGGTAGCGGTGCTGCACCATTTGGTTGATCTGGGAAATTCCGTCTTTGTGATTGAGCATAATCTGGACGTCATCAAAAACTGCGATTACATCATCGACATGGGACCCGAGGGCGGCGAGGGCGGCGGACAGATCGTCGCTTGCGGCACCCCAGAAAAGCTTGCGAAAGATTTTAAAAAGACAGGTAGCTACACGGGGGAATTTTTGGCGCAGGAGCTAGCGGCGATGAAGAGCACGAGGAAAAACAAGCGAGGTTAA